Within Antennarius striatus isolate MH-2024 chromosome 22, ASM4005453v1, whole genome shotgun sequence, the genomic segment CACAGAGGGATCAGCTGGCCAGAGAGAGGAATGTCAGAGATGCTGACAACTTGATCGCTGCCACAGATCACTCTGGAGCACAGCAGCACAGCCATACTGCTGACTATTGGTTCCATATTTTCACTCCTTTGCGGCAGTGTTTGCACATTCACGCCACCTTCAAGGCTATCATCATGTTTCACGTGTGGACAAGCACACTTTTGCCCTGTATCTGTCCACCTTGGTGATAACAAGAGTTAGTGTTTGATGTGTACACATAGGCAAAGATAGTCTCAgtggaaaaagttttttgtttttttccccctataTTTGTTCTGTGTGATCACGTACAACTACTTTGTTGTCTGATTTGTGCATCATTTTCTCAGGTGTATTTTCTCGACTCTGAGTTGATGAGATCAGATATCTGTCACTGTTTACTCACCTTCTGGTTGACCATTTGGAGTCTCAtctaaagaaacacacacaaaacacatgacTGTCAGACATAACAATGACATCTTGGTGTATGTCTTTTGAGCAATCAGCATAACATAACcgaaaaaaaaccctttttgtTCATATGCATCCATCACTAAGCCACATCTTCTCTGACTTGGATGACTGGCTCCAAATGTTAAGTCACTATGAAGGCTCagctgattatgatgaagtcccTCATGACACACCATTTGTTTGCCCTTTGCCTCGTTTAGACTTATGAAACTAATGGTGGTGGTGAGGGAGGACATAGATACAACATTCAAAACCAATAACAGGACCCAGTTGAGGGCCTCAATGCTTCAAAGCAGCCATACAACCTTTGACATGCAATGACAGTTGGAAAATGAACCTTGTTGGTTGTTAGTGGGTTAGTGGAGCACAGAGCGATTAGGGATTGTCTTGTACTTGTGGGAGCTTCTGACCTTTCTATGGAACATATGGAGTGGCATGTTCTTTTATTGTTCTCACTCAAAGTGGTCTATATTTTCTCAAATGGACATGAGGAAGGGGTTCGTGGTTCAGAGTGAAGCCTGGACACCTCCTCAACAATAACACACTTAGTCCCCAATGGCAAAGGCAATATGGTCAACTTAAGAACACTAAATTGTCATCATCAGATGTTTGCTAGCAGTGCTGAATGATTAAATGTTTGGTATTACGATGGTGAAATCCAATGCTTTTGCAACAAATTTGAGAGAAGTGGAAATGCTGATAACCTGAGGATCTTTTTGGTGCTCTTTTCAGATTGAAGTATCTGTTCTTAACTATCAATCCACAATCAATGCAATCAAATGAATACATGTGGGTCACATATGGCCTTGACAAAATGCTCAGAAAATGATACATTTAATTGAAATCAAGTTGCCTTTTACCTTGATGCTTTATGTGCACCATTTACTAACGTTAGACATCATTTTCCATTTAGTTTAATGGAGTCTGTATAATAAATGGTTTAAATTGTTTGGAAGCGAAATAGATATTATTGCATATCTCAAAAtacacagcgaatcagtttgtATTGTTAGTAACCTTGACATTAagaatacatacatatacatacatacaaaacatgttttattataaGGTCAATACCAGTCCGATGTGTCGTTGAACCCTTTTTGCATCACACAGCCAATAACTGAAGCTCTTTAGCATTATTAGCATAAAAAACCTTGCTATCTCCACAAAGACTGTTTCTTTCCAAAAACTATTTCAAGTCAATCTAAGAATACTATCACCATGATTCCATTTACTGCATTGACTAAGCACCATATTTGACAAGCTTTATTAGCCTCTCCAATTTGTAATGATTCCCTCAGAACAAAATTAGCTACTCCTCCATCTCACTTCAAAACAATGTGTGACTGGCCACCCAACCACAATCCTACTGGGTCACATCATGCACCCTAGAGTTGCGGCTCTGTCTCATCAACATTGAGATAATGAGACCGGGGAAAGGTTTTGTTTTACCTCGGAGGACTCCCATTGCAGCTGACAACGCTGCAGGTATTTTCAGCTGTTGCGCCTGCTGGCGTGCAGACAGAAAGGCTCACAGAGGCTCCGACCTGAGCCAAACTGCTGGCAGTTTTAATTTTTCCCAATATAGACCATTATTGCTGTAGTAAAGACGGGCCTGTATCAAAGATGCCATTTGTCATTTAACTCTGATTCTTGATTTCTGGTATTTCAACAAGTGCTTTAATGGAACTTTTATCATGCTTTGAGTGTCTGATGAGAGATGAGAGCTATACTCGAGTTGCAATTAGCTGCTGACAAGCCACCCCTTGTATCTTGCCCGGCAACTGATTTATGGGATGGTCTGAAACACAAAGCAACCATGTCAGGCAGCAGACCCCAAGAGAGAGTGACAGACCCTGATGACAGTAAATATCAAGAGGTGAAGACATGGGGTTGTCCACAACTAAAACCCCCAAACTATGAAGCAGTAAGGACAGCACTGTAATATCTTGGGCACAGGGTCACATGGTGAAGTGCCCAGATAAAGAGAGGAGGCAGAGTTGAACAGCACATAGAGAGATGGCAGGAAACAGTCGATGGGTATTAAAAGTACACTCATTCTGAACTATTCCAGGGACAAGAATCCCTGTCCCGGGAGATCGATGGGTGACTCCATCAGCCCGTCATCTCTGGTCCAGACTTTTTAAAGGCTTGAGAGTGAGGTGTCTAAAACAACAGCActggcctcctcctcttcagctgtTCAGACTCATTTGAGGAACAATACTTTTCTACCCTCATTTATCTGCTGCCATCGGCCATGCAGCTATTTGTGGGTAGTGTTGGTAGCAGACTGGAATTTGTTGCCTCTATTTACCCTCAGCTTTGTCTCTGAGGGGATCAGGGATGTTTATGGCAGTGGATGAACACCAAGGGGGCAACTGTACACAATTGACAGTGCCAAGATAGAGGCCAACCTTTGCTTTATATCATCTCAGGACCTGTTTCCTCTGCTTGTTCCAagcacccccaccccatttCCTGTGACCACGAATGACCTGACAGGAGAAAGTGATTGCATTTCAATGTCAGGAATGACATTTTGGTGCTTGCAACTGACTAATGAATTTTATGAGGTTTCATGTCCTCACACGCATTAATGCCAGTAAGCCAGCTCCCATGAATGGACTTTTAAAACTGCAATGTTCTCCGTCATATCAGCTCTGGAGCatcaattgtatttttattatccaaataaacaaatactacTCAAATGAGTGGTATCATATCATCAGATCCGCAATCAGGATAACAGAAAATcctaaatttaatgaaaatgagGGTCCTTCCtccaagacagacagaaatggaTGTTTTATACTGTAGTCAAAATTCAATTAGTATCTGTGTGCAAAGCAATAGGTAACATGCTACAGAAATATCAGTTGTTTCCTTGGGCTTACACGTTTATTAAAAGCCTGTATCAGTCTAATCAGGAAGGTTtccaaaattcagacaaaatTTTCTCTTTCCTCTACATGGACATGTCTGGGTCAATGGCAGATCCCCAAAGAGCCAAGCTAATGGGGAAGGTGGTAGTAATATCATATCCTAATGACAGACAAGGGTGGATTAAGCAGGGAATGTTGATGGGCATGGGGGTACAGATGAGTGACGTTATGGTGCGGAGGAGAGATCCAGCCTGATGGAAGACGGGTGAGTTAAGCTACTGGGGGTCTATATATCCAAATTGTccattctcattcattttccatcaaACAACAGGAGGTCAAATGGATTCCAATGCCTATTTCTGCCTATGCAGCCCACAGTGGAAAGTTGGTCGCAAGTAATAGATGGAACATTCATGTAACTCTCATTTGTTGGTTTTCATTGAGCCTCCCTCCAGCTGGATCTTACAGAACGATGCAGTAAGCCTATGCCGAACCCTGGCGACTGTAGCATCTGTTCATAGATCAAAGGTCTTGTATTGACCTCCAGAATGGTAGAAACATGCATCAGTAATACAATACCAATGTCAAAGTCACTTTGAGGATTCCCATGAACAAGCTGGCAGACAAATCATTTAGCGATGGAGCTCCCTGCAGAAATCAACTGATTCTACCCCCCTCAAGCAAAGACAGAATTGTTCAGATGAAGTTAATCAAAGCAGTCATCAGAAAAATGCATatctaaaatgttaaaaaattttattttattttttttactttgtttgatGTTACTGCCTGTGGAAGCACTCTTATCTCATTCTCACAGTTAGCACTCCTACCTTTCTTTGTGGGCTCCGGCATCTTGAGCCTTGTCCcaagaaaaaaacttcaagAGTGAAAtgatgcagatagaaaggtAGGTGCCTTCAAGGTAATGTGACTGGAGGATAACAGTTATGACAGGGTGGCTCTCTGGtccaggagggagagagatgatGATAGGATAACACAGGAACAAAAGCCTCTGGGACCCCTTGGACCAGAGTGATGGAGATGAGGAGGGCAGAAGGACACAGTTTGGATATCTCAGTGGGGGGAAGAGAGATGGACCAGGGATTTATCCAGGAGGGACAGGCTTTCAGGCCTTATATAGAGATAACATGCTCCTCCTCTCTTTGGTGGACCGTCTGGCTCTGTCCTACACCTACTGTTGCATCACCTTCTTCTATGCATTGGCTGCTGTGACTTTTTAAGATGAGAACCAACAGCAAGTGATTGTTAGGTTTACATGGAGATAACATTGTTATTGTTTCTGAGACATTGTAGGACACTTCTTTGGCCCTTAGGCTTAGCAGATTAATGCAACATATATTTTGTAGTTTCAGCAGTAAAAGTTATTATAAGTTACTGTTGATTACACATAATCGAACTGTGGCTTTTGCTGTTTGATTAAAGAAGTAATTACTCATTTTCTGATATTGCTTGTTTACTTTCTTGTGAGTTCTCTCATTATTCGTATTAAATTGTATGCACAGCCGGCTATTGCTAAGCTTAGTTTGGGGATATGTCTGGAGACAGGAAAACACCTAGGATAGCTTTAGGCTAGCAACATCTACATAATGCAGGATGACCAAGATATAAGGTCTCATTATCAAAAAATAGATTATGTTAAAGctagatattttattttatctagaCTAAGATAAATTTGACAAACTATATGTTGAAAGTATTATAACATTGACTTTAGGGAAATGACAATtacttgtctttcatgtggctctgtggtgcaccaGCATCACTCCCAGAGTGTACGCTGCTTCATGCCCCAAGatcgctgggataggctgcagcagcCCCACGACCCATGACAATGGAAAAAGCGGGTACTGATGATgaataattgaatgaatgatatGACAATTACATCAGTCGTCTCATCCAGCTCTCAGTAAGAATGAACGAAAGATATTCCTCATATTCCCCCTTCATTAGGAAGGTGGGGGCTTCAGTTAGACACCAGAGGTGAGTATCAGTAATTCAGAAGTAAGGGAAGAAGAAGTAGACAGGAAAATCAGGAGGTGGGGAGAGATGCCACCTTTGTCACAGGTTTGAGGGTGATGTAATGGTCTCTAACAATTCCAAATGGTAAACAACACATTCATAGAAGCTGTACATTCGTCATAAATTTTTGAAATGACATATGGTGACTTGATGCCAAATGCTGGATATCACTTTAATCCATGGAGAATGGAGTCCAACAACAGCTGACTTTTCAAcctgacaaataaatacataggAGATGCCTGGGCAGTAGCTATAAGGCCTATACTTAGAAAGCTATCATAAACCTTGACATATGACGTGTGGATGTGACATGAAAAGAGTGTTTCATTGTAAATTATGTCATTGAAGTAGCTGCTTTATACCCCATCAATTTTTTTAGCATGTCAAACACCAGTGATAAATCAAGTGTGACTTCTGGTAAGGTCGCAAAATTGAAGTGCAGAGACAGAAAGCAGCTGGATTAAGGAGCAATGACAAAGCTGATGCTTCTACTGAGAGCACTTTGAAACATCTCCAGATGTACACCATCAATCTCATATAGAATATCTAATGCATAGGGAATCAACAAACCCACTTGAAAATGTTAATGATCTCAACAAAGAAGGTGTCTAAAACTTTTGCAACCAACTCTAAGACTAAGTCAATTAATTCTTCACATGGCCCAGCAGGACAGCAACGGCAAGGCACTGCTCTATTTTAGTCTCAGTATACTGTCTGTGATAAGGAATGCAGCTTCTATCTACTGTCATAAATGTATCATCATTTCCCAGTCGCATCATACAGGAAGatctttgaaatgaaaaatgaggcGCTGTCACTAATATGGAAGCATTTAGTCTAGATGATACTCTGTCCTTAAATGACTGTTTAGGCAATTTAGCTCAAAAGAATTTGGCCTTTCTTGGTAACAGACACCCATCACTCGCCTTAGCCCATTTATAACCTGGAGTGGGCTCCAGCAGTAAATACTAGGCTTAGGAAAGTATCATGTGGGTCCAATACAAAGAGCACAAAACCATTTGGTGTTGCCTGGGCCAGACAAGAGTTCACATCACAGAGGTGATTTAGCCATGAGGTCACACCccacaggaaaagaaaatgtagaGGCTGGTGCCTTTGGGATGGACTACACTGACACCCTCTGGTTTACAACAGGCATCAAAAACTATTTCATGAGggagcacacatgcacatatatacTTATCAGAAAATCAAGGATAAAAGTCTGGTGCTGGGCATGAATCTCAGGGAAAAGATGTTACTCCTCCATTTACATCATTAGGTTAGGGGTCATTCTCTGTATTGCTCAGGGCACTGACTAGATGGAAAAATGTGGATAACGAGAGAGATATgagattaaagaaaaatatttctgatgGAAATCAAAAGTGTTTCTACTGATTATGGCATATTTTGTTCCTGTCTGATATTGTTTTCCAATTATAGTCTAACTTATATACTTTTATTCAATGGTGCATTCATCATAGCTGACCTTCTACTTCATCAATCTCGCTTTTGATAACAAAATATTTGATGCAGTGGTTTACATGCTCCTAATCAGATGTTCCAAACACATTACACGACTAAAGACtcttagtttatttttaaaattattacttacACCGAAAAGAAAAGCAtgaatgaacagaaacaaatctaaacaaaaaatgtaataacagAGGAACTTAAGCTTCTACATTCAAAGGAAAAAGCTCAGGTAGTTCCATAAGACGTAAGAAGACttgaacaaaatttaaaatacttcaATAATCTCCTTGATGGCAGTTCTGCAGTAAAAATAATGTGTCTCGACTGAACTGGTAGGTGAGCTTCTTCTTCACCTTGAAGATCTCTCCAGAGCGGGCGTAGTTTCTAAGGGCACGGGACATCTTTTGGTAAGTCATGGGCTTTTTGTTACCCTTTCTCTGACCCCAGAGCGCTGCCACTTGGTCCTTGTTCCTGGAGGAAAAGCGGAAGACACCAGTGGCTGCTGGAACCCAGGAGACACAGTGGGCCATGTTTGGATCCTCCAGCATCTcaaacagaaagtgaaagagTCGCACCTTTCTACCTGCAACCATTGAATGAACATTTCAGTGGCACAATGAAAATTTGACAGTAGCAGCAGTGTCCCCGCACCCCTGCTGTGCTTCAGGAGTTTCCACAGTGTTCCCAGAAAAACTATAAATGACTCATTGCATCCAGCAAGAAGGACAGGTtttatctgtctgtttgttcGTTGGTCAGTTATCAAGAAGATTATGCAAAAACTACTGATAGGATTTCCGATTTGCTGAGTTCCGTtgtagttttcatttttattctacgTGTACATAAGGTAATGACCGCaagttttgctctttttttatgGGCTTCATACAATTtccataagaaaaaaaacatcttgagTGCAACTGCTTCACAAGTGAATTCAGGGAATCAAACAGCACCAGTGTTACACTAAAACACTGCACTGCTTATGGTTCATGAGTTCCTTAAATACAGACATTGGCAGAAAATAACTCTTCGCTGATGGGATACCATTTAAAGCACAAATGAAAGCTGCAAACACTGTGGTTATCTTTCAGATAACCACAGATAACCAAGATCTGAAAGATACACAAAATAGCAAATGAGTTACGCCACATCTCCATTGTATTTACAGTAAGGGGAAGATCTCGTATATCCTCTCTTGGTATTGTTTCCCTCAGGCTGCCAGCTATCAGGGCAATAACAGTCTCTACTGACATAAAAAGGAGAACTCACCACTCCCCGCTGCTCTGGTTGAGTGTTTGCTTGGTTGTTTTGTTGATGTGACATTTGGCAGAGGACCACACTCACATATTGTAGCCATTGGGTTTTGGCTGGTAGCTTGTCCCATGTCGTGTGCCAGAAAAGGCAGTTTTGTATTCTTTGATGATGGTGACAATGATAGAATATCAACAGATGTTAAGGACGTGTGCTTGCAGCTTTTACCATCAGCTTAAAAGAAATTTCTTATATGGACgtttaaagaaatattttcagtcTTACATTTGGCTCGTAGCAAGTCCAGCACTGCTGATAGGATTCCTCCTCACCAGTCCAGTATACCTTGtccactgaagaaaaaaaaggttaggTTAAAAAAGGTTAACATCTAATTAATcctaattaattaaattttattttccatgttccTCTTACCATTTTCTCCAGCAGTTTGCTTATAGTACTCCCCAAGAAACTCTAAGATCACCTCCAAGTCAGTCTGTGTCTCCTGGAATGAATCCTAATAAAGATACATATTTCAAAATCTGCCTCAAATTCTCATCCGTATTTTACCATACAGGACTTTTTGTTgggattataataataatcatgctATTTTTGCAGAACGCCTGGACTTTACCATAGTTGTTGAGGCTGATACTAAGGTCCTTGCCGTTTGGGAGAATTATGCAAAACTGACATTGAGACACTCACCCAGACTCTTATTATATGCTCCACAGGAACCGGCTTTCTGCATAACACCTGATGATTTCTACACCCGTGCTCGCAGGAACAATGATCACCATCCCACAAAGCCCCAACACCAGCACCAGCCAGCCCGTGAACAAAGCCCCCCAGCACTGACCACATCCTCCCCGCAAAACTAGATAAGACCTGACCCAGAGGCACCATCTACAAAATGCTCTCCTTTCAGGAAAATAACACTTGCTACCATATTTTTCCTCACCGGATATGCCTTACTGTCAGATTTTGCAGCGCTCTAATATTTCACTACAATGGAGACAGTGCCAAATCTTTCAACACAGTCTTTATATTTTAGCTTTCAATTGTTTCACAAAGATAAACGCATTGCACAGCTGATGGTACAtagattaatttattgattgtaTTCAGAAGATTACAACAAATTCTTAAAAATAgaagtacatttatttattcatgcaataaatatcaaaggtaaaaaaaacattttcattagtACTTTCATCAAGAAAATTAGCAAAATATACATGTAATCACACATAATGTTTGTTGTTAATTTCAACATTTGATAGATTATATATTATGAAGGTGattaaatctaattttttttgttaaaatgacaTGACCgttgtcagattttttttatgcatcCTGTATTCTACTTTTTTACAATTGCTACTAAGAAAATATAGAAAGGTCTTCATATACTAAGAACTGTTCTCATGAGCATTATTGATTTTACTTTAATTGCATATTAATTTTAGAAAAATTTCCTCCTGCAGTGGAACATATGCTGTGGTCAAATttgtattctattttttttctgcttctcaaTGGTAATTTATAACGTCAATCAGAAACTCAATTTTAAGTTGTTATACttcaaatgttaaatttaaaaatttaacatCCATAATCTTTATATTAAGTTCAAAGCCAAAATATTTCTCTTGCATTAATCTAGAATTTCTTCTAATTAGTTTAAAGAATGTTAATAGTTATTAGGTAGGtttacagtatttacataaTTGCTAAATTATAGAGTATTCAAATATATCTGATTAGCTGTGTTCAaacccacaaagaaaaacagaaaaacaattgtgttttttacatcattttagaATAATATTCTTGCAAGACCTGTACATTCATTGGTTGTCTATGAACCCAAAATAGTGGAAAAAGAGTCTCTGTTACAGTAAGTAATTGTACTTGTATGTACTTAGCAAATGCATATTGAAACATATATTAGCTGCTCTGTTCTGAAAGAGGCATTTCTTTATTCATAAGGAGTTTCCTCAGTAATAATTTCAGCATTTGTAGTTAGAACTCTAAATGGaacataaatgataaaataaaacgaATTTCGACTGACTATTGCTGTTTGTGGCTTCAATTTTCCACCATAACGTGATAACATGCAGGGACTCTCCTTGAAAACTTTTTCAAACTTTAAGGGATTATTCTCCAATGCAATGAAACTGACTCAGAATTTGGTAATGCCGTGTGAAGTGAGGCTGGAGGCCAGGTCATAGTCTTCATGCACATGGTAGTGTGCGCACCAGCTGTGCCAGTCCATCGCTGAGTAGCTCTGTTCAGCCGGGCTCAGCTGCCGGGCATGGACCTCCTCTTGGCATGGCAAGTGTACAGGCACCTTAACAGTGCTGAGTCGATGCAAAATGTCTGGGTTGAACTGGTAAGTAAGTTTACGCCTCACTTTCATGATCTCACCGGTGCGGCTGTAGTTCCTCAGCGCCCTTGCCATCTTCTGGTAGGTCATTGTCTTGCGGTTGCCTTTGCGCTGCCCCCAGCACTCAGCCAGCTTCTCCTTGTTCTTGGAGATGAAGTGGAAGGTGCCCGTGCCGCTGTCTGTCCACTGAATTGAGTCCCCCATGTTAGGGTCATTCAAAGCCTCATGTAGGTATTCATAAAGTCTGAGTTTCTTGCGACCTGGGGGGATTAAATTGGTCCAGTTATAGTGATGGAAGAAGAGACATTATTTCCCAAAGGATTGCTTAGAAACATCTTAAACCTGTATACCTTTACTGTTTCTCTGTGGCGGTAAGATGGAG encodes:
- the spi2 gene encoding transcription factor Spi-C — translated: MDSFQETQTDLEVILEFLGEYYKQTAGENVDKVYWTGEEESYQQCWTCYEPNNTKLPFLAHDMGQATSQNPMATICECGPLPNVTSTKQPSKHSTRAAGSGRKVRLFHFLFEMLEDPNMAHCVSWVPAATGVFRFSSRNKDQVAALWGQRKGNKKPMTYQKMSRALRNYARSGEIFKVKKKLTYQFSRDTLFLLQNCHQGDY
- the spic gene encoding transcription factor Spi-C isoform X2 — its product is MTSLDNDINQHFQDAIDVIQQHSSYSYYDPDCTYYESLGTQPPSLQCQISCCLVTHPSDIPTAAHNWGDVIQSWPPVMPDVSIGQSVQNESPHFYSILPPQRNSKGRKKLRLYEYLHEALNDPNMGDSIQWTDSGTGTFHFISKNKEKLAECWGQRKGNRKTMTYQKMARALRNYSRTGEIMKVRRKLTYQFNPDILHRLSTVKVPVHLPCQEEVHARQLSPAEQSYSAMDWHSWCAHYHVHEDYDLASSLTSHGITKF
- the spic gene encoding transcription factor Spi-C isoform X1, producing MTSLDNDINQHFQDAIDVIQQHSSYSYYDPDCTYYESLGTQPPSLQCQISCCLVTHPSDIPTAAHNWGDVIQQSWPPVMPDVSIGQSVQNESPHFYSILPPQRNSKGRKKLRLYEYLHEALNDPNMGDSIQWTDSGTGTFHFISKNKEKLAECWGQRKGNRKTMTYQKMARALRNYSRTGEIMKVRRKLTYQFNPDILHRLSTVKVPVHLPCQEEVHARQLSPAEQSYSAMDWHSWCAHYHVHEDYDLASSLTSHGITKF